A region from the Maridesulfovibrio zosterae DSM 11974 genome encodes:
- a CDS encoding glycogen/starch/alpha-glucan phosphorylase: MAKKDPSELLEQMGGMDVESLIECICRHHLSNLGRDYSRSEIFSLYQALAYTIRDRLVGNWIKTQRSYYNQSAKSVYYLSLEFLVGKSLGSNVLSLGIENETEQALTHFGATLDDAESAEVDAGLGNGGLGRLASCFLDSMATLGISGYGYGIRYEYGIFKQAIENGEQVELPDDWLHYGNPWEFRRRGFMFTVRLYGREEQYTHEDGSKRHRWADTAKVMAMPVDMLIPGYKNGNVINMRLWEAQPARRFNLDLFNSGDYIRSMEDAVRSETISKVLYPSDKLSEGRELRLVQQYFFVSATIQDMLRRFAKLKLDFSELPNRAVVQLNETHPAIAIPELMRMLIDDHMLNWDQAWRICRRTFAYTNHTVMPEALETWPLEMMRRVLPRHVSIIFEINRRFIEDVKSRFPGDEDRLKRMSIVGDGEFPVVRMAWLAVVGSFTVNGVSALHGELIKKNIFQDFVEMYPGRFTSVTNGITPRRWLKQCNPSLSDLISEKIGTDWITDLSVLRKLEPLADDHEFQDRWYECKLHEKKKLVEYARKDYGLYLPADWLYDVQVKRIHEYKRQVLNLLHAITLYCRLKKDPASVAVPRVKIFAGKAAPGYLLAKKIIKLINSVGAVVNSDPAVNHKLRIAFMPDYRVSQAERIIPATDLSEQISLAGTEASGTGNMKFALNGALTIGTMDGANIEIMEEVGSDNMFIFGMDADDVEARRYNGYDPSQVASDDADLAEALHYIGDGTFSEGDHEIFRPILDSLFVNGDQYMVLADYRAYIDAQDQVDSLWLDRRQWLKCSILNTAGSGKFSSDRAIMDYAKSIWGVRPMNKDN; encoded by the coding sequence ATGGCTAAGAAAGATCCCAGTGAACTGCTTGAGCAGATGGGGGGAATGGATGTTGAGTCTTTGATTGAGTGCATATGCCGCCATCATCTTTCAAATCTTGGCAGGGACTACAGTCGGTCAGAGATTTTTTCACTATATCAGGCTCTGGCGTATACTATTCGTGATCGACTGGTTGGTAATTGGATAAAAACTCAACGTTCATATTACAATCAGAGTGCCAAAAGTGTTTATTATCTTTCTCTAGAATTTCTGGTCGGTAAATCTTTGGGCAGCAATGTGCTAAGCCTTGGTATAGAAAATGAGACTGAACAGGCTCTTACTCATTTTGGGGCAACTCTTGATGATGCAGAAAGTGCAGAGGTTGACGCGGGTCTAGGTAATGGAGGACTGGGACGTCTAGCCTCATGTTTTCTTGATTCCATGGCGACATTGGGTATTTCAGGATACGGGTATGGAATAAGATATGAATATGGAATATTCAAACAGGCAATTGAAAATGGTGAACAAGTTGAGTTGCCTGATGATTGGCTGCACTACGGCAATCCATGGGAGTTTCGCAGGCGTGGTTTTATGTTCACGGTGCGCCTTTATGGTAGAGAGGAACAGTATACGCATGAGGATGGTTCAAAGCGTCATCGCTGGGCAGACACAGCTAAAGTTATGGCGATGCCGGTAGACATGCTCATTCCCGGATATAAAAATGGAAATGTTATTAATATGCGTCTTTGGGAAGCTCAGCCTGCCCGGAGATTCAATCTGGATCTGTTTAACAGTGGAGATTATATTCGCTCGATGGAGGATGCTGTCAGATCAGAGACCATATCTAAGGTCCTTTATCCTAGTGACAAATTGAGTGAAGGACGTGAGCTGCGTCTGGTTCAGCAATACTTCTTTGTATCTGCAACAATTCAAGATATGTTGCGCCGGTTTGCAAAACTCAAACTTGATTTTTCTGAGCTGCCGAATCGTGCTGTGGTGCAGCTTAATGAAACACATCCTGCGATAGCTATACCTGAACTTATGCGTATGCTTATCGATGATCATATGCTCAATTGGGATCAGGCATGGCGGATTTGTCGTAGGACTTTTGCTTATACAAATCACACCGTAATGCCTGAAGCTCTTGAAACATGGCCTCTTGAAATGATGCGCAGAGTGCTTCCACGGCATGTCTCTATAATTTTTGAAATTAACAGACGTTTTATCGAAGATGTGAAAAGTCGTTTTCCAGGAGATGAGGACCGACTTAAACGCATGTCTATAGTTGGGGACGGTGAGTTTCCTGTTGTGCGGATGGCCTGGCTTGCTGTTGTGGGCAGCTTTACTGTTAATGGAGTTTCTGCATTACATGGAGAGCTAATTAAAAAGAATATTTTTCAGGATTTTGTGGAAATGTATCCTGGTAGATTTACCTCAGTCACTAATGGTATCACTCCTAGAAGATGGCTGAAGCAATGCAATCCATCCCTTTCTGATTTGATATCAGAAAAAATTGGAACCGATTGGATAACAGATTTATCTGTTTTGAGAAAATTAGAGCCTTTGGCTGACGATCATGAATTTCAGGACCGCTGGTATGAGTGCAAACTGCATGAGAAAAAAAAGTTAGTCGAGTACGCCCGCAAAGATTATGGCCTTTATCTCCCGGCTGACTGGCTTTACGATGTACAGGTGAAACGTATTCATGAGTATAAGCGGCAGGTACTCAATCTTTTGCATGCGATAACTCTTTATTGTCGATTGAAAAAAGATCCTGCCAGTGTGGCAGTTCCCAGAGTTAAGATTTTTGCTGGTAAAGCTGCTCCCGGTTATCTTTTGGCAAAAAAAATAATCAAGCTGATTAACTCAGTAGGTGCGGTTGTTAATTCAGATCCTGCTGTTAATCATAAACTTCGTATCGCATTTATGCCTGACTACCGTGTTTCACAAGCTGAACGTATTATTCCGGCAACTGATCTTTCAGAGCAGATTTCCCTCGCCGGGACTGAGGCTTCGGGGACAGGGAATATGAAGTTTGCTCTTAACGGAGCACTTACCATTGGAACCATGGACGGGGCTAATATTGAAATAATGGAAGAAGTCGGCAGTGATAATATGTTTATATTCGGAATGGATGCCGATGATGTTGAAGCACGAAGGTATAATGGATATGATCCTTCACAAGTAGCATCAGATGATGCAGATCTTGCAGAGGCCTTGCACTATATAGGTGATGGTACTTTCTCGGAAGGAGATCACGAAATTTTCAGACCGATTCTTGATTCTCTTTTCGTCAATGGTGACCAATATATGGTCCTCGCAGATTATAGAGCTTACATTGATGCTCAGGATCAGGTTGATTCGCTTTGGCTGGATCGTAGGCAGTGGCTAAAGTGTTCAATATTAAATACAGCTGGTTCTGGGAAGTTCTCCAGTGACAGGGCTATAATGGATTACGCTAAAAGTATTTGGGGCGTCCGTCCAATGAACAAGGATAATTAA
- a CDS encoding PAS domain-containing sensor histidine kinase — MKNNGISAGNIMLLTFVLGAFFVWIAESFLEFLWFNHALSSFLEILFPLYRPHEMLMRIILVSSLLVSGGIVSHLYGKLALSEKKSRESENDLRITFKSIGDAVVATNADGRITRMNPVAERLTGWSVKDAIGVSLPEIFKIINAQTREGCESPVDKVLRTRKTVGLSNHTVLISRSGEEFQISDSASPIITEDGDIAGVVLVFRDVTEEYSREKELNRLRNYLSNIIDSMPSIIVGVDPHGRVTQWNMSAQEDTGITTNDAIGQNLSDVFPRMVMEMDKVRESVRTRKAQYELRKPRKCEDGLCYEDITIFPLIANGVEGAVIQVDDVTEQFNLEQMMIQTEKMMSVGGLAAGMAHEINNPLAAIAGNTQNIKNRIYKDLRQNTETASECDISLERMRNYLSKRDIPRMLEGIAESCNRAAKIVSNMLRFSRKSDKRFSECDLAKLMDNTIELAANDYDLKKEYDFRKIGIVKEYSDELPSVYCEENEIQQVLLNLLKNGAQAMNEKEYDEGGPCFILRLKRDDDMACIEVEDNGPGIPEDIRNRVFEPFYSTKGVGHGTGLGLSVSYFIIADQHNGIMDVDSVPGSWTRFGVRIPISC; from the coding sequence ATGAAGAATAATGGAATTTCAGCTGGTAACATTATGCTTCTTACTTTTGTTCTCGGGGCTTTCTTTGTTTGGATTGCAGAGAGTTTTTTGGAGTTTCTCTGGTTTAATCATGCCTTGAGTTCATTTCTAGAGATCCTGTTTCCTTTATACCGCCCACACGAAATGTTAATGCGCATTATTCTTGTCAGTTCTCTATTGGTCAGTGGAGGAATTGTCTCCCATCTTTACGGGAAACTAGCTCTTTCAGAAAAGAAATCCCGTGAGAGTGAAAATGATTTAAGAATCACTTTTAAATCAATTGGTGATGCTGTTGTTGCCACTAATGCAGACGGGAGAATTACAAGAATGAATCCTGTGGCTGAGAGACTTACAGGATGGAGTGTGAAAGACGCTATCGGGGTCTCTTTACCTGAAATCTTTAAAATAATTAATGCCCAAACAAGAGAAGGATGCGAGAGTCCTGTTGATAAAGTTTTAAGAACCCGCAAAACAGTTGGACTTTCAAATCATACTGTTTTGATCTCCAGATCCGGAGAAGAGTTTCAGATTTCTGACTCGGCTTCGCCCATAATAACCGAAGATGGGGATATTGCTGGTGTTGTCCTTGTTTTCAGAGATGTTACAGAGGAATATAGCAGGGAAAAAGAGCTCAATAGGCTGCGCAACTATCTATCAAATATTATTGATTCAATGCCTTCTATTATTGTTGGCGTGGATCCTCATGGGCGTGTCACCCAGTGGAATATGAGTGCTCAAGAAGATACAGGTATTACGACCAATGATGCTATTGGGCAGAATTTGTCTGATGTGTTTCCGAGAATGGTTATGGAAATGGACAAGGTTAGAGAAAGTGTTAGAACTCGCAAGGCCCAGTATGAATTGCGGAAACCTCGCAAGTGTGAAGATGGCCTTTGCTATGAAGATATAACTATTTTTCCTTTAATTGCTAATGGGGTAGAAGGCGCAGTAATTCAGGTTGATGATGTTACTGAGCAGTTTAATCTTGAGCAGATGATGATCCAGACTGAAAAAATGATGTCTGTTGGTGGGCTCGCTGCAGGAATGGCGCATGAGATTAATAATCCGTTGGCAGCAATTGCTGGAAATACACAGAATATTAAAAATCGGATTTATAAGGATCTTAGGCAGAATACTGAAACGGCTTCCGAATGTGATATTTCTTTGGAAAGAATGCGGAACTATTTGTCTAAGAGAGATATTCCCAGAATGTTGGAAGGAATTGCTGAATCTTGCAACCGGGCAGCAAAGATTGTAAGTAATATGCTACGGTTCAGCCGTAAAAGTGATAAAAGATTCAGTGAATGTGATCTTGCAAAATTGATGGATAATACTATTGAGCTTGCGGCAAACGATTACGATCTCAAGAAAGAATATGATTTTAGAAAAATAGGAATTGTGAAAGAGTATAGTGACGAGCTGCCAAGTGTGTATTGTGAAGAAAATGAGATTCAACAGGTTTTACTTAATTTGTTGAAAAACGGAGCGCAGGCCATGAATGAAAAAGAATATGATGAGGGAGGGCCGTGTTTCATTCTGAGACTTAAGCGTGATGATGATATGGCGTGTATAGAAGTTGAAGACAACGGTCCCGGTATTCCAGAAGATATTCGCAATAGAGTCTTTGAACCTTTTTACTCGACTAAAGGTGTTGGACATGGCACAGGGTTAGGGCTGTCTGTATCATATTTTATTATAGCAGATCAGCATAACGGGATAATGGATGTTGATTCTGTCCCGGGGAGCTGGACCAGATTTGGTGTTAGAATTCCAATTTCATGTTAA
- a CDS encoding response regulator, producing the protein MNHSILVLDDDIHVRESLVISLEDEDFDVFEAESSEAALDFLDKKQVDMVIVDLRLPGMNGTDFIDSASVKWPEIKFIIYTGSPEFSIPVNLAPVDNVSNLVFLKPLPSSDVMINEIRRMLA; encoded by the coding sequence ATGAATCATTCAATTCTAGTTTTGGACGATGATATTCATGTCAGAGAGAGTTTAGTTATCAGTCTTGAGGACGAGGATTTTGACGTTTTTGAGGCAGAAAGTTCGGAAGCCGCATTGGATTTTCTAGATAAGAAGCAGGTTGATATGGTTATTGTCGATTTGCGTTTGCCGGGAATGAATGGGACTGATTTCATTGATTCCGCCAGTGTTAAATGGCCGGAAATAAAATTTATTATCTATACTGGATCTCCAGAGTTCAGCATACCGGTTAATCTGGCTCCAGTTGACAATGTTTCAAATTTGGTTTTTTTGAAACCATTACCCTCGTCTGACGTTATGATTAATGAGATTCGGAGAATGCTTGCGTAA
- a CDS encoding OmpA/MotB family protein, whose product MAKKKEEIIYVVGKPPSEPPPEEGLPPWMATFADMVTLLLCFFVLLLSFSNQDIANFESMKGSMREAFGVQFEDKGAKNMAFSSSPYAESSVKAKAKKDLKALEVDIRAFITAGKVQKLMAVNSDQQGVLVRVPSRAIFKPGTADINPQSAHLLDKVASIMKKKKFNLVVRGHTDDRATNNNIYSSNWELSAARAASCLRYILKKSGVSSHRMKAVGYAGTKPLVPNTSNRNRAINRRVEFYYQPPSDKW is encoded by the coding sequence GTGGCAAAGAAAAAAGAAGAGATTATATATGTCGTAGGAAAACCTCCCTCAGAGCCACCGCCGGAAGAAGGACTTCCTCCTTGGATGGCTACATTTGCCGATATGGTTACTTTGCTTCTTTGTTTTTTTGTTTTGCTGCTCTCTTTTTCTAATCAGGATATTGCTAACTTTGAGAGTATGAAAGGTTCTATGCGTGAAGCTTTTGGTGTTCAGTTTGAAGACAAGGGCGCAAAAAATATGGCTTTTTCTAGTAGTCCTTATGCAGAGTCATCAGTAAAAGCTAAAGCTAAAAAAGATTTGAAAGCTCTTGAAGTCGATATTCGTGCTTTTATAACTGCCGGTAAAGTTCAAAAGCTTATGGCTGTTAATAGTGACCAGCAGGGGGTTTTAGTCAGGGTTCCTTCCAGAGCTATTTTTAAACCTGGAACTGCTGATATTAATCCGCAATCAGCTCATTTGCTTGATAAAGTAGCAAGCATTATGAAGAAGAAAAAATTTAATCTTGTGGTAAGAGGACATACTGATGATCGTGCAACCAACAATAATATATATAGCTCGAATTGGGAGCTGTCTGCTGCACGAGCTGCTTCATGTCTGCGTTATATTTTGAAGAAATCAGGAGTCTCGTCTCATAGAATGAAGGCGGTAGGATACGCAGGGACAAAACCGCTTGTGCCCAATACATCAAATAGGAACAGGGCTATTAATCGCAGAGTTGAGTTTTATTATCAGCCTCCATCCGACAAGTGGTAG
- a CDS encoding MucR family transcriptional regulator yields the protein MEDHLKEALEIVKAQASVRTMTEEEITSMVQKLASGIQKIREEMNNPGANAPVPPVDPQKAIREKSIICLESGKSFKVLTKRHLAKYDLTPDEYREKWGYAKKTPLVCKSLQRERRKKMKEMKLWEKRKKQ from the coding sequence ATGGAAGACCATTTAAAAGAAGCACTTGAAATAGTAAAAGCACAAGCCAGTGTAAGAACCATGACTGAGGAAGAAATAACCTCTATGGTTCAAAAACTAGCATCCGGTATTCAAAAAATAAGAGAGGAAATGAATAATCCAGGAGCAAACGCCCCGGTTCCTCCAGTTGATCCACAAAAAGCTATTAGAGAAAAATCAATCATCTGCCTTGAATCCGGCAAATCTTTTAAGGTCCTAACCAAAAGACATCTTGCAAAATACGACCTTACCCCTGATGAATATCGCGAAAAATGGGGTTATGCCAAAAAAACACCTTTGGTCTGTAAGTCGCTGCAACGTGAACGCCGCAAAAAGATGAAAGAAATGAAACTATGGGAAAAACGTAAAAAACAATAA